A single genomic interval of Prionailurus viverrinus isolate Anna chromosome A2, UM_Priviv_1.0, whole genome shotgun sequence harbors:
- the CISH gene encoding cytokine-inducible SH2-containing protein: MVLCVQGPCSLLAVEQIGQRPLWTKSLELPEPAMQPLPAGSFLEEVAEEIPAQPESEPKVLDPEEDLLCIAKTFSYLRESGWYWGSITASEARQHLQKMPEGTFLVRDSTHPSYLFTLSVKTTRGPTNVRIEYADSSFRLDSNCLSRPRILAFPDVVSLVQHYVASCTADTRSDSPEPAPTPALPTPKEDAPGDPALPAPAVTAVHLKLVQPFVRRSSARSLQHLCRLVINRLVADVDCLPLPRRMADYLRQYPFQL, encoded by the exons ATGGTCCTCTGCGTTCAGGG ACCCTGTTCTTTGCTGGCTGTGGAGCAGATCGGGCAGCGGCCCCTGTGGACCAAGTCCCTGGAGCTGCCCGAACCAGCTATGCAGCCTTTGCCTGCCGGgtccttcctggaggaggtggcagaggAGATCCCAGCCCAGCCAGAGAGTGAACCCAAGGTGCTGGACCCTGAGGAGGATCTGCTATGCATAGCCAAGACTTTCTCTTACCTTCGGGAATCTG GCTGGTATTGGGGTTCCATTACGGCCAGCGAGGCCCGACAACACCTGCAGAAGATGCCAGAGGGCACGTTCCTGGTACGTGACAGCACCCATCCCAGCTATCTATTCACTCTGTCTGTCAAAACCACTCGAGGCCCCACCAACGTACGCATTGAGTACGCTGACTCCAGCTTCCGCCTGGACTCCAACTGCCTGTCCAGGCCACGCATCCTGGCCTTCCCAGACGTGGTCAGCCTCGTGCAGCACTATGTGGCCTCCTGTACTGCTGACACCCGAAGTGACAGCCCTGAACCTgcacccaccccagccctgcctaCCCCTAAGGAAGATGCACCTGGTGACCCAGCACTACCTGCCCCTGCAGTCACCGCCGTGCACCTAAAACTGGTGCAGCCCTTTGTGCGCAGAAGCAGTGCCCGCAGCCTGCAGCACCTGTGCCGCCTTGTCATCAACCGTCTGGTGGCTGATGTAGACTGCCTGCCACTGCCCCGGCGCATGGCTGACTACCTCCGACAGtaccccttccagctctga